Genomic DNA from Hypomesus transpacificus isolate Combined female chromosome 19, fHypTra1, whole genome shotgun sequence:
ACAAACTATAGCCTATTATTTGATTATTATGGTGAGTAATAGTGGTGAGTAATTTACTATTCGGTGAGGGATGCTGCTCATGATGAAACTTGATGGTAAGTAAAATGGAGAACAGTAGGTTCACCAAATGAGTTGAATGAAATGAAGATGAAATGGGTAAAAATAGAAGTTTTCTAGATTAACTTACGAAGATGCTTACAGTCTTATCACTGTGGTGCTGTTGCTGTAATTGCTTCATGAGGATTGATCTCTTTTTATCTTTGCATCTTTTATTTTGGAACCAAACTCGAATGACCCTTGGGCTCAAGCCAGTCATCTCCACAAGTTGCTCCTTCATTAACGCATCAGGCCGCGGGTTGGCGTTGTAGCAGGTCCGTAACGTGTGAAGCTGTTTCTCGTTCAAAACAGTCCGAACCCGCGTCGTTTTCTCTGATTGCTTATGGACGTGATTTCGATGAGGTGCTTGTCGAACGGTGACAGGGTCTGCTAAGAAgaaacacaataaaaaaatatgccTACATTAGAATACACGCTCACCCTTTTTAAGTAGGCTGAACAGAATCTTTGATTATTGTAAATCTGATGTTATGGGTTTTGTTAGACGTTGACCACTTTTTGTCATTGTTAGACATGTCTTGTTATTTATTGTATCATAAGTATATCACTGTTGTTACTATTATTAACAAAAGGCTACTACTAGTTGTCCTATTGTTAATGTTAGGCTATTacaattgttattattattaggccTACATTTCTAGTCTACATAAATGCTTATTTTTTCTCTTGAATTTACCTTAACTGGTCACAATAACAATTGAAGTCATTAATTTTGAAAGTTTGACTATTCTTGCTACATGCGTCAAAAAGCATGAAACGTCACTTGCATCACTTTTAAGCTATTTAGCATTAGCTAGCATTCTTTACAACAAAAAACTTGTGCTGTGTCCGTCTGCAgtgaatacaaaaaaaatattaaattgaTCGATAATTCTTTGACATTAGCACGTGTGACCTAATGTTATTAGTGTTGACCCTCCATAATATCGCCACCATGAGAAGTAGGTTGGAAGCCATCATAGGTTCTGACTTCATTTTATAAATAATAGGCCTACTCTGTTTGGAACATGTTTAGTCAAgaaattataaaaataaaaacaattctaACTATCAGTAGCCTATCAGCACTCAATGCATTTATATGTTGGGTACAGTATGATTTTTCACACAACTTGAATAAGGCTTACATTCAGGACATAGCATAGGATTAagatattaggctactaaaacATATGAAAATGCCTGTATAATCTCTAGCAACCTTTTTCGAAATTCAAAAAAATATGATCAACGATGGTATGAAACCAGTCAGACTTTTGTTTTAGATGTACAGCCGATAACTGACCTGCCATGTGCAGTGATCTGCTTGAGTGAATGTGACCAGGGCTTATAGGACTTCCCGCGGAGCTCCGTTCCATCAACAAGCTATGGTCAGCCCGGCAGAGAAGTTCCTCGTCCCGCAAAGAGAACTCGTCTCCCGGTAAGAGCTGCCTGCTGCACACCGAACATCGGAAACACTCGATGTGATACACATTGTCTCTAGCTCGCATCACTAAATCGCTGCTGCTGAATCCAAGGTTGCATTTTGCACATTTTATCCCAAACAACCTGCAAAGTAAAGCAAGACATTAATCAATCGTATCTGAGTTACAATAATTGAAGTTTCCTTGTTTAGGACAAGACAATAAGCAGGCTTATGCTAAAAAAATTGCTTCAACATTTTTGTCAAAATGAAAATCACTTTCATTTCGGTTTAACAGTAATAAATGGTGGATAAATAAATGAACGTAATCACATgcatttaaaataataaatgtagcctatattaGACCTGTGAAGCTTTAAATTATATACTATTAGCCTACTTTATAGTATGCCAACAGGatataaatacaaaatgtaCAAATCTGACACAACTCTACACCTTCATttcgtttttgtttgtttgtcaagaGGACACCACGAGTTTTTATGGTCTCACAGTTGCCTCTCTGCCAACATTTTGGGCATCTCATATTTTGAAGCAAATGGGCCTACATTAGGCTCCACTCGAGTTTACTCTCTCAAACAAAAATACAGGAGAAGAATTTCAATCCTACCTTACGTAATCTCTTTTACAATAAGTCTTGCCGTCCCGGACGAAGCAAGTGCAGGTCTCATCCAGGTATTGGCTGCATTCAGCACACTTCAAGCAGGCTGCGTGCCACTCCAGGTCCGGGGAGACTCGCAGTATGTACTGGTCATGTATCTGACTTCCACAGCCTACACACATCGCGAATCCGGACTTCTCTGCAGAAAAGCAGCTGTTGTAAGCATATAGGTACCTACCAATTTTAAGCATTTGAAAACAACGAGGCCTTCATCTGACAGACTCCAACTTAAGCAAACAGCTCAAAATCCTTTACAGATTTGCACAGTTGCAAGGTAGACCACAAGTGTGTTATGTAACCAACAATTTTGCCAACAGTCATCACTGCTCAAAATGATTGTATTTTCAAATAAATTGCCAACAATTTTACAAGATGACGAAATTTGTGATTTATAGATATAGgcatatataggctatacatatatattttacaatACTATTGAAAATGTACATATTTTAACCTACCTTTCCACAATTACCCTAATATAAATACAGATATGTACCTATAATAAGATGGGCTACAAAGAAAACGATACTAAAAATGTTACTTCACGCTACTCAATTCTTACCCAGcagtaaaacatttataaaaggaCAGCTTACTTTTGGAATGATCCCCCATATCACCCAAGAAAGAAGAGTTGAAAATAATATCCACCATACAGGAAGGATGAGGGAATTGCAAAAGCTGCAGAAATGTAGTGAGAAGCTGACTGGCCCGCGCCTCGCTGCCTGATAACTTCAGCCCGGACTGTGGGACGGGGAAGAGTCTGCAGTGTCCCATACGCGCTCTGACGTCACACGTAAAACTGGACATCCATTCGTCCTGCTGCCTATTCTATGCATGCCTCTTGACATTTCAAGTGCACGAAATATAAAATTATGATTTGACTTGAAACAATGCTTTGTCAGTCACTGAAAAGCATGGCAGTAGGTTTTACAATTAAACTAAAGATTGATATCTGTTGTTGTTAGAATAGTAGTTTATGGCCTCTATAAAGCCACTGTCTCTTCGAGGAGCAGTCTATTCAAAATGTatataaagattttttttaatcgaATGACAATTTCCAGGCTCATTAGTATAAAATCTTGATTTTAGTTCGTTTTCTATAGCTAGACTTGACACTTGACACCCCATGTGGTGTAGAAGCCTAGTCAATCCATCTATTCGAGGATAAGGACATCTACTGGATGAAAATAAGAAGTGCATTCATGTAGCGTGTGGGTCAGAACTGCAAAGGGGTTTTAACAAGGCTAATTATTTCAGTCAATTGAATTGTATCCTGGACATGCTGCTGACAACTGATCTTCAGCTGTGTCTTACATGCCATTCTATTAAGAGTAAgtttaataaacaaaaaaagaaacggGAGTGAAATGTGCTTTGGCAGAACATAAAATAATCTGAGTCATGAAGACATGATAAAGAGTTGCATTTCTTGGTTAATTAATCCAGTTGATCCTATAATGAACAACCATTAGGTTCCAGTAGCCTTTATCATATCTACACTGAGACTCGGTGACTGGCGCGGTGAGGTTATGACTAAAGTGGAATACTCGCGAGAGACGAGAACAGGGAACCTGCTGCGTAGTTCGCTGTTTATCTGTCAGATTTGCTGCTTGTACTATTAAAGTATTAGATATGTATAAAGCAATAAACAAAATCCGTGTAGGACAATTGGTAAGTACATCACCATAGTCTGTGTTCCTTAATATTGCTATATTTTGGTAACAACGTTTAGCTGTCagtgctgtctgctgtctggcGGTGGAGTTCTGGGGTTAGTTCAGGACAAAACACACCAGATACATGCGATCTAATTAGTAAGCTATAAAGTTTGTAGCAAAATAGACTTGCTAGCTGGTTAGCATGCTAGCTAGTCATGTTCAATTGTAAATAAGAGAAATATAGGCTACtcgtttatttaaatgtttgtcTAATGCCATATTATACAAAAGCTTCGTGTGGGGAAGCATTGGAGCCTGAACAGTGCCATTAAATGTGAATTACACATACCTCTATCTGCCACGGTATTAGgttgctacagtagctagccagATTTGAAACGAGCTATTCTCATACTAGAAAAGAAAGGGGAAGCAAGGACATTAATGCGAACGAGAAAATCAGCTTGTTGCATTTTCGGATTGTTGAATGgtcttgtgttttttgtgtatgtTTTATTAAACTTCGACATTTCGCTTTTTAGAAGCAGTTTTGGAGTGTAGCAACCTAATGTATGTACACATATCATTTAGACTACAACAGTAAAATTGCAGACTCAATTATGTATTGATAAAAATATGCCTTGAATGGCAGGTACGGCCAGGGAATTGataaaaatgtatcaaataaatAGCTACAGTAACTTGAGTAACCAGGGTACAGTGCCGCTAAACCCTACAATTGAACAAATCTTAAAGTTGTTTGACCTTTCTCTGCAGCACAATCTCTTTCAAAGGTTCCAAAGCACTCTAGTGGTGGTagagcacaacaatgacaagctGACACCCATCACACTGAATGCCATCACTGCTGCCAACaaggtggggggtgaggtgtCCTGCCTGGTTGCTGGAACCAACTGCACCAAGGTATGACTTCAATGCCCATCGGCCTAGATGTCTATACATATGTATATCAGGGGCATAGCCACTGGTAGAactgggtaggcacaggcctactcaatttGTTTTAAGGCCTACCCAGAAACGAACATATCTCTGAAAAATATGCACTGGGTGCACATTGCAacgtaaataagtaaaaaaaaaaaactgaaaagatgcctatccatatttttctaggcctacccaaaaagattattctggctacgcccctgatgTATATGTGTTCATGTTATTGACTAATTATATTTTGGATGTATGTTTTATTCATACAGGTTGTAGAAGAGATCAGAAAAGTCCAAGGGGTCAGTAAGGTGCTTGTGGCTCAACATGATTCATACAAAGGGATGTTACCAGGTGATAGTGGAGAtgcttgtttttgttgttgcaggggGTGGGAGTATTATTAAAAGCATATTACTTTTGGTCCATAGAAAATATAAACCTGATAACATCTCCTTTTCTCACTTCAGAGGAACTGACACCTTTGATTCTGGCCACTCAGAAGCAGTTTAACTTCACACATATCTGTGCTGGTGCGTCTGCCTTTGGAAAGGTAACTTGCCTAGCATTGGGTCAAGCTAAAGTAATGGATGTCTGTTATTAGCGAATTCTTAGATCCGTTCAAATACGTTTGTTTAATTATCAGGCCATGTGTGAAAGGCCAAATATTTTAACGACAAAGCCATGTACAGTTATCTTATCTTGCACTTGCAGATCAAGTCTTGTCTAGGCCTAATGGGTCTGAAAGTTTTTCCCCCCAACATTTTTGCAATAGAATATCTGCAGTTAGCGTAGTACTTGCCTCAATTACTAGCCCTTGTAATCTGTCATTCTGCTATTGAACTGTCAAGTTGCTGATCTAATGGTATTTCAATTGAATTAGGATGCATTAAACAATATCTTATGTATTGTAATCCAACTCATATTGATTAAGGGTAGATGGTTTCGATTTCAGTGAGTAGATGAATGCTTTTTAGGCGCATCCTAATCCTCTAGATTTGATTTCATTTGTTACTAAAACAAGAACAGTCATTTATCAAAGATGGCTTGGAATACTAGCCTAGATTGTATTTATGAGGTAAACCTCATCCAGTTTTTGCATTCACAAGTATTAGTTGAGCAGAAGATGTCTTAAACACCaacaaaacatattttgacCTAATCAAATTGGCTGTACCTTTAACATGCATATCTTTGGTGTTCAGAATCTTCTTCCCAGAGTGGCTGCCAAGCTTGATGTGTCTGCCATTTCAGACATCATTGAAATAAAATCTCAAGACACCTTTATCAGAACAATATATGCTGGTGAGGTTcttgttttttatatatatcaTGTAAAATAATCATATTCATACAGTAAGGGCCACTTATTATGTATAACACTGCATTTAAAAATGCAATGCAATAAAACATATAGAGCATATACTTCGGAAGGTTCAAAATAAGCAAATAAATCAGTTTCTGTGGTTCGTGATAGTCACTGCCTCCATTATTGTAAAGGTTAAAGGTTAAATGGAGGTGGTTTTGCCATGTTTATTTGTAAAGTGATGAAGCAGTACTTGCATGTTATTATTTTTGACCTGTTAATGATTCCATGATCTACCCCAGGGATCCCAGCTGTCACTCTAAAAGCATCCAAGAACCACTCCAATCATAGTTTGATTGGCTTCATCACTATCATGAAATATATATGAGTATGATAAAATGTATCCACTTAAACTTTGGCAAGAGATCCTGGCTGGAAATCAGTTGGGTTTTCCTGAACTTCTTACTGAGGCGCACACTTGAATGTTTTAGTGGGTTTTGGCCTATTGCCTTCATTGTCATACCAATATGTAATTTATTCTGCAAAGGTTTTGGAATTCCCTTAACTTCTTCCAAGTGTTTCAGTATTCTTATGCTTTAATATGCCACATAATTCATTATTCCATATACCTATCATAGGTCTTTGCTCTAATGATATTTGAATTATCCCCCATCATGTTTTTTATAACAGGAAATGCCCTGTGCACAGTTAAGAGTGGTGAAATAGTCAAAGTTTTCACTGTAAGAGGCACGTCATTCGAGCCTGCCtctagagaaggaggagatgcTACCACTGAACAGGGTAATGTAGTTTTAAGACATATTGTTTCACATTTTAAAACACTTGTTTTAACATTTATCAGACATGTTCAGATGTTAAGATCATTCTTGTCAGCATTATGTTGTGTTTTTTCCTCTGTTGTCCTGATTAGTTGGTTCATCAGCTGCCATAGGGGTTTCTCAATGGCTAGAAGAGACCCTGTCCAAGAGTGACCGACCAGAACTCACCAGTGCTAAAGTGGTAGTGTCCGGGGGTAAGGACTGTTGTCTTACAACCAAATGCAATCATGTCTCAGCGATGCAAATGTCCAGGTGTCTTCTTCCAGGTCATGTGACTAAACATATGGTGTATTTTACATTCAGGACGAGGCCTGAAGAATGGTGAGAATTTCAAACTGCTTTTTGACCTGGCGGACCAAATGAATGCTGCAGGTACAGTAACAAGAATAAATGTACAGGAACATAACCCCCATCAAATTCATTACTGTGGGataaagtgtgtttgtgcatgtgttttgtttgtgtgtgcctgaatGCCTTTTATTATAAGAGCAAACCTATTAATAACCCTCTGTATGTTCTGAATGCAGTTGGTGCTTCCAGAGCTGCTGTTGACGCTGGCTATGTCCCCAATGACATGCAGGTTGGCCAGACTGGAAAGATTGTTGCACCGGTAAAAAAATTaaagcgcacacacatacacacatagcaATATAAGTTTAGTCTATTTAGTTATATACAATAAATATTGTTATTTATGCAGTGTTTTCATTACAAAGTCAAGCTTATTTGTTCAAaattgtaattgtgtgtgtgctatgcgTGCATGCATAACAATGCATCTGGGGTATTTTATTGGCATCATTCACGAGCCATCAGACAGATTCTCAAATAGCAAGGGAATACCATAAACGTGTGCTCGCTTACTATGTTCTAAACAATACAAACACAGTCGGTGTCATACCTTTAAACATATGTATTCAACAcattatttcattatttcaaattgaatgaGCTTATAAAGGTCAATTAGCAATGTTGTCTGAAAGGAGGGCAATCCCAGTTGTCATCATCCACACATTAGGGCATTTAAAACCTTCTGAAATGTAGTTAATGTCTGATATAAATCCTTAAATGATTTACTAGACTCATTAGTAAGTGGTCTTTAAGTGCTACGAGCCTTCCCTTTTCCCAAAATGTGCAGGCCTGCCAATATTTCCCAATGTAGATAATGTGTAGAGGATCTGCATTAATTAACAACAAAatctttattttcttcttcaaatATTACAATCTGATGACATGCAGGTCATTATAATTGCAATTAGTGTTCTGGCATTGGACAATTTCTTAATACAGTGGCAGCGTGCCCATGTCTATCCCTATACTGTGACAGACCCTCAAATATATCTTAAAAAAATCCTCATGCAAGCTTCTTTGAAAGGGGAACCATGTTGCAAATTTATAATTCATAATTCTTCAGAGTTTATGCAGTATTCACATGATAATTAGTATTAATTTTTGATTGCTGCCTGCAGGGCATTCTGCATTGTTGGGTGGGTATGCTATGCCATTATTGCCTTATTAGTGTAGCTGTCAGTCGCCTGTTTTATTTTACAACTGCACGTCTTGTATTTTGGCATCAACTGCATTCATCAGCATAAACCTTCATTGTGGTTACTTATTAGTAGTTTTACAAAATGGCATGTCACTTGATGTTTGATGATGTTTGCGACACCTCGTCTTGACAcagtcaaaataggactgatactttattgtaaataaaaaggcagcttcagtgtttcccacagattagaaacctaattgtggcggggaggggtgggggttgtcagacggggggggggggggggggggggggggggggggggtcgtaataattccttcgttaataattctttacagttaatttgttagtaatttgttacattaaatattaatccaaaatgattcacaccttcacaaaattaacaacaactaacatattatttctgcattatgcatgtagcaaccctagtgctaaacaactatttaactggttggctccatgacgccgggtaagctagctcttgagacttctcaccaaaagaacgaaggggaaacttcgagtactgtaattagctctggataagagcgtctgctaaatgactaaatgtaaatgtgagtaaggtacctcgcgaaaagtagcctcaacttttctcgacttttagctacggcactaatgctgaaggctcgctgatatagctgtcggtcttactagaacggcatatgtatgcgttgttgttgctaacgtgtgctgacgttgtgactgtgcatatgtgagaaagacgcatgagtgacagagagacggagggagagcaggggaaaggaaatgcagctgaacgaatacgctgcgtgttttaacctaaatagcgataaaaacaaatattttacgaaacgcaatgtgtggcggccggtgttgattctgtggcgcaccgccacaaattagtctatgtgtgggaaacactgcagcttGTAACAGGTTCATTAAATTAGGTTTTTCATTCATCtctatgtaataataataatccaaACAATTTGCTATCAGAGGTAGAATAAATGTGTGCCTATTAATTTATATTAGAATAGAAATATAAAGCTACAGTAAATCACATTGGTAAAAATGTGAATGTGTAGTCCTGTATCACTTGAATGGATGTCACATTCCAACTAATATTGGTAGTATTTTGTCATGTCATACTGTAGCTTATTCGATTTTGAAGGAAAAGTCTACATTTTAAATTGACAAAGAAAAgcacccctccttgagtcaccaccttaccgcggtggaggggtttgcgtgtcctagtgatcctggaagctatgttgtcgggggcttcatgcccctggtagggttacccaaggcaaacaggttccaggtgaaagaccagacaaagagtggctcaaaaaaccaaccatgaagaaatacaacaatggttctcagttgcccctgcccggaagcgggtcaccggggcccccccctggagccaggcccgggggtggggctcgatggcgagcgcctggtggccgggccttttcccatggggcccggtcgggcacagcccgaagagacaacgtgggaccctcttccagtgggctcaccatccgcaggaggggtcatgggggtcgggtgcagtgtgagacgggcggcggccgaaggcgggggccttggcggtccgatcctcggctgcaaaagttagctttagggacgtggaacgtcacctcgctggcgggaaaggagcctgagctggtgcgcgaggtagagagtttccggctagatatagtcggcctcgcctcgacgcacagcgtgggctccggaaccagtctccttgagaggggctggactctcttccactctggagttgcccttggtgagaggcgtcgagctggggtgggaatactggtttcccctcggttcggcgcctgtacattggggttcaccccggtggacgagagggtagcctccctccgccttcgggtggggggacgggtcctcactgtcgtttgtgcttatgcaccaaacggcagctcagagtacccaccctttttggagtctctggggggggtgctggaaagcgctcctcctggggattccctcgtcctcctgggggacttcaatgctcatgtgggcaatgacagtgagacctggaggggcgtgattgggaggaacggcccccccgatctgaacccgagtggtgttttgttgttggacttctgtgctagacacggtttgtccataacgaacaccatgttcaagcataagggtgtccatatgtgcacctggcaccaggacacccgaggtctcagttcgatgatcgacttcgtagtcgtgtcatcggacttggggccgcatgtcttggacactcgggtgaggagaggggcggagctgtcaactgatcaccacctggtggtgagttggcttcgatggtgggggaggacgccggtcaggcctggcaggcccaaacgtaatgtgagggtctgctgggaacgtctggcggaaccctctgtcagaaggagcttcaactcccacctccgggagagcttcgatcatgtctcggggggggccggggacattgagtccgaatgggccatgttccgggcctccattgttgaagcggctgaccggagctgcggccgcagggcggtcggtgcatgtcgcggcggtaaccctcggacccggtggtggactccggaggtgagggatgccgtcaagctgaagaaggaggcctatcggactttattggctggtaggactccagaggcagctgatgtgtaccggcaggccaagcggaacgcggctttggcggtcgcggaggcaaaaacccgggcatgggaggagttcggcgaggccatggagaatgacttccgaacggcttcaaaaaggttctggaccaccatccggcggctcaggagggggaagcagtgctctgtcaacactgtatacggtggggatggtgcgctgctgacctcgactggggacgtcctggatcggtggaaggaatacttcgaagacctccttaattccaccaacacgctttccgacgtggaggcagagtctggggacatcggggggggcccttctatctccggggctgaggtcgccgaggtggttgaaaagctccgcggtggcagggcccctggggtggatgaggtccgcccggagttccttaaggctctggatgttgtagggctgtcttggttgacacgactctgcaacatcgcgtggacatcggggacagtgcctctggactggcagaccggggtggtggttcccctctttaaaaagggggaccggagggtgtgctccaactttagggggatcacactcctcagcctccctgggaaagtctattcaggggtcctggagaggagggtccgtcggattgtcgaacctcggattcaggaggagcaatgtggttttcgtcctggccgtggaacagtggaccagctttataccctccgcggagtcctggagggtacatgggagttcgcccaaccagtctacacatgttttgtggatttggaaaaggcgttcgaccgtgtccctcgggggctcatgtggggggtgctccgagagtacggggtaccggatttcctgatcggggctgtccggtccctgtacgaccggtgccagagtttggtccgcattgccggtagtaagtcgaacttgtttccggtgagggttggactccgccagggctgccctatgtcaccgattctgttcattacctatatggacagaatttctaggcgcagccagggtgttgagggggtccggtttggtgacctcaggatcgggtcgctgctttttgcggatgatgtggtcctgttggcttcatcgggccgtgaccttcagctctcactggagcggttcgcaaccaaatgtgaagcggctgggatgcgaatcagcacctccaaatctgaggccatggtaatcgaccggaaaagggtggagtgccatctccgggtcggggaggagatcctgaaccaagcggaggagttcaagtatctcggggtcttgttcacgagtgagggaagaatggagcgcgaggtcgacaggcggatcggtgcggcgtccgcagtgatgcgggctctgcatcggtccgtcgtggtgaagaaggagctgagtcgaaaggcgaagctctctatttaccagtcgatctacgttcctaccctcacctatggtcacgaactatgggtagtgaccgaaagaacgagatcgcgaatacaag
This window encodes:
- the isl2b gene encoding insulin gene enhancer protein isl-2b isoform X4, with amino-acid sequence MVDIIFNSSFLGDMGDHSKKKSGFAMCVGCGSQIHDQYILRVSPDLEWHAACLKCAECSQYLDETCTCFVRDGKTYCKRDYVRLFGIKCAKCNLGFSSSDLVMRARDNVYHIECFRCSVCSRQLLPGDEFSLRDEELLCRADHSLLMERSSAGSPISPGHIHSSRSLHMADPVTVRQAPHRNHVHKQSEKTTRVRTVLNEKQLHTLRTCYNANPRPDALMKEQLVEMTGLSPRVIRVWFQNKRCKDKKRSILMKQLQQQHHSDKTNLQGLTGTPLVAGSPIRHDNTVQGNQVEVQTYQPPWKALSEFALQSDLDQPAFQQLVSFSESGSLGNSSGSDVTSLSSQLPDTPNSMVPSPVDT
- the isl2b gene encoding insulin gene enhancer protein isl-2b isoform X1 codes for the protein MVDIIFNSSFLGDMGDHSKKKSGFAMCVGCGSQIHDQYILRVSPDLEWHAACLKCAECSQYLDETCTCFVRDGKTYCKRDYVRLFGIKCAKCNLGFSSSDLVMRARDNVYHIECFRCSVCSRQLLPGDEFSLRDEELLCRADHSLLMERSSAGSPISPGHIHSSRSLHMAADPVTVRQAPHRNHVHKQSEKTTRVRTVLNEKQLHTLRTCYNANPRPDALMKEQLVEMTGLSPRVIRVWFQNKRCKDKKRSILMKQLQQQHHSDKTVSIFNLQGLTGTPLVAGSPIRHDNTVQGNQVEVQTYQPPWKALSEFALQSDLDQPAFQQLVSFSESGSLGNSSGSDVTSLSSQLPDTPNSMVPSPVDT
- the isl2b gene encoding insulin gene enhancer protein isl-2b isoform X2, which translates into the protein MVDIIFNSSFLGDMGDHSKKKSGFAMCVGCGSQIHDQYILRVSPDLEWHAACLKCAECSQYLDETCTCFVRDGKTYCKRDYVRLFGIKCAKCNLGFSSSDLVMRARDNVYHIECFRCSVCSRQLLPGDEFSLRDEELLCRADHSLLMERSSAGSPISPGHIHSSRSLHMADPVTVRQAPHRNHVHKQSEKTTRVRTVLNEKQLHTLRTCYNANPRPDALMKEQLVEMTGLSPRVIRVWFQNKRCKDKKRSILMKQLQQQHHSDKTVSIFNLQGLTGTPLVAGSPIRHDNTVQGNQVEVQTYQPPWKALSEFALQSDLDQPAFQQLVSFSESGSLGNSSGSDVTSLSSQLPDTPNSMVPSPVDT
- the LOC124482198 gene encoding electron transfer flavoprotein subunit alpha, mitochondrial-like, which translates into the protein MYKAINKIRVGQLHNLFQRFQSTLVVVEHNNDKLTPITLNAITAANKVGGEVSCLVAGTNCTKVVEEIRKVQGVSKVLVAQHDSYKGMLPEELTPLILATQKQFNFTHICAGASAFGKNLLPRVAAKLDVSAISDIIEIKSQDTFIRTIYAGNALCTVKSGEIVKVFTVRGTSFEPASREGGDATTEQVGSSAAIGVSQWLEETLSKSDRPELTSAKVVVSGGRGLKNGENFKLLFDLADQMNAAVGASRAAVDAGYVPNDMQVGQTGKIVAPELYIAVGISGAIQHLAGMKDSKTIVAINKDPEAPIFQVADYGLVADLFKAVPELTEALKLK
- the isl2b gene encoding insulin gene enhancer protein isl-2b isoform X3, which encodes MVDIIFNSSFLGDMGDHSKKKSGFAMCVGCGSQIHDQYILRVSPDLEWHAACLKCAECSQYLDETCTCFVRDGKTYCKRDYVRLFGIKCAKCNLGFSSSDLVMRARDNVYHIECFRCSVCSRQLLPGDEFSLRDEELLCRADHSLLMERSSAGSPISPGHIHSSRSLHMAADPVTVRQAPHRNHVHKQSEKTTRVRTVLNEKQLHTLRTCYNANPRPDALMKEQLVEMTGLSPRVIRVWFQNKRCKDKKRSILMKQLQQQHHSDKTNLQGLTGTPLVAGSPIRHDNTVQGNQVEVQTYQPPWKALSEFALQSDLDQPAFQQLVSFSESGSLGNSSGSDVTSLSSQLPDTPNSMVPSPVDT